atcacctagatcagctaggttacatgattcaagaagtccaattataagaaggacaagacctaTTCAGGatctatatgatgtgactcgaaggatcgatactaacaatgatgaactttctttattttgtctttttgcaggatatgatccattaaccttcgaagaagcttatagagatgaaaaatggcgacaagctatgaatgaagagattcatgccattaacaaaaataatacatgggagcttactacacttccagaagaccaccaagctatcggtgttaagtggatcttcaaaacaaaaagaaatgcaaaaggagaggtggaaaaatacaaggccagattggttgcaaagggatataaataacaatatgggattgactatgaagaagtatttgcgccagttgctcgattggagacagtaagattacttatctctctagcagctcaaatgaaatggaagattttacaaatggatgtcaaatcagcatttcttaatggagttcttgaagaagagttatacaagataatgaaggaatttttatctcacaagaaaattatgcaaaggaggttttaaagaagttttccatggaagattgtcatcctacagatacacctgttgaatatggcaccaagttgaccaaggaaggtgaaggtacatacattaatccaacttattataaaagtctagttggatgtttaagatatttgacatgcactcgaccagatatactatttggagttggtttaataagtagatttatggaagttccaaagacatctcatttaaatgtcgctaaaagaattttgcgatatatcaaaggaacaattgagtatggaatattctattcatcatctaaaaagttggagctcattggatatagtgacagtgattgggccggaagctacgatgatcggaagagtacaactggatttgtattttattttggtaagctacattcacttggtcttcaaaaaaaGCAACGAATAgttgctctatcaagttgtgaagcagaatatatagcagcttcttctagtgtttgtcatgcaatatggctaagaagattactccaagaacttcatatgccacaggagaagtcaaccaagatttatgttgataacaaatcagctattgccttagccaagaatccagtttatcatgaaagatcgaagcatatcgatacaagatttcatttcataagagatcatatcaaaaataaagaagtggagatacatcatgtcaagacaagtgaacaagtggctgatatactcacaaaacctcttaaatttgaaatatttcaacaacttcgaaagaaacttggcatgatagatggaacaagtttaaggggggagaatgttggaattaaacttgttcaagtatcataaagagattcatttcatcaaaagaggttcattgcatcaagagggagattcaatacatcaagaagaaaaaatggattaaaagtctatggaaggacaagtcaaattggttattggttcttgaaaaggtttcttgaaagagaatgattcatcttgaatacaattaatataatgtatctttgggaactatataaaccccatatgttgggtcatgagtcaatagagtttctgaaattgtaaaagtgtgtttcttgagagaaatatagaagattgaagcttgtcctactcttcctctgtttgatatctctatcccctcttcctatcaacatcaacagaaTATAGCTTTAGGGATGCTAACTTGTTGGTCACTTGCATTTGTTTTTGTGCTCGATTGAATTCTTTATTCCTTCAACTCCTAATCAGTCATATtcccacctatatatatatataataagagaaCTTTTACGTGGAGCTATCATTCCATCATCTCCTAGAGAGGTTGCTAACACATATTATACCAAGATCACTTATACAGCTTTATGGCATGTTTTGGAGTGACCATTTACCACTAAGCTTTTGAGGAAAAGGCAGTCGACGAACATGTCTTCTATGATTTAGGAGATACAGGTGAAGATCATGGCTTGTTCGACTGTAAGTTCGCATTGTGTTGCTTGAGAGCTCgagtaagaagaggaagaaagagtgGAGGAGTCGTGTGTGGATCGATCGGCTCCTGAACAAAAGTCGACATGATCGTCCTCAAACCCCAAAAGCACATAAACTACTTGAGAAACGCTATCATCACAAtcatctctcacacacacacttcGCTACTGAAGTCATCCAGTGTTGATGGAAAGGAAGGCAAACATGTGGGATCCAGCAGTCATCTgatgttcctcctcctcctcctcctcctcctccctttccgaAGAGAAGGCAAGGTTAGCTGTTGCTGCATGAGATGGAACTTGGAAGCTAAGCCAGTCATGCCTCTGCCACAGGTTTGCTTGCAGAAGAGGCTTCTTTTGAACCCGGCTAGCTGACACATGAAACAAGCAATGAATCCACTCTACCGCCCGCAGTGATCTCGCcaaaaggaaaagagagagagagagagagagagaggaagggttGTGCATGATTTCGGTTCAAGGCTTTTGCTTTCCTCGTAGATATGTTCAGAAGGGCAAAGTACAACCTTCTACCGCTTAAGAAGAAAGTAGGTTTTGTTTTGTCTTCCTCTCCGCTTTGATGGTTTGCTGCTTTTAAGGCACTCCTCCCACCTTTCTTCCCCGAGGTTAAAGCCTATCCCCCAAGCCATTCAAGTCAAAAAGTACgcacttgctctctctctctctctctcgtctctgCCAACGATGCCTCAGCGATGCGTACCGCTCGGCGCAGAAGCAAGAAGACGCAGGGAAGAATGCAGCGAGAGAGACGAAAAAGGCGAGGGAGAGGAGATCGAGCAAGCAGCAGATCGCGTGCGTATCTCCCCTGGTGCACTCCGGCTCTCCGACCCCACTCGGAAGAAGAAACCCTAGCcatttaactctctctctctctctctctctttttttcccttttattaTAACCCCAAAGATTAAAGAAAGATAACACAAGAAGAGCACCACAACATTGTCCCCTAAAACACCTACAGAAAGGTGGCAAGGCGATCTTACTCGCATCCACGCATGCAACCGGCTCTATCGCATGAGAATTCTCTCTGGTGCGGAGCCATCACCAACTCAAGGAGGGAACCATATGCTGAACCAAAAGGACAGTACAGATTTAATACAAGAGAAGCAGGATGACAACTACAGATACATAAATTCGACCTGAGAACTAAGTTTCAATATTGTTTACCGCAATGCCGTAACTATGACACCCGACCAAAGAAAGCTAAGAGAGCATCAAATCTTGTCTAAAGACTATTAAGATCGTgaccagagagagagaaagagagacagagagagagagagaagagtctTGGAGTAGGGAAAACAAAGAGGGGTGGAATGGAGGGAAGCTTCAGTATGGCGGCGGGGGTGGGGGACGGGCGGTGGGCGCCCAAATGACGTCCGATGGGAGGTGGCTGCTGTAGAGAGACATGCCGCTCGACACTGCAGCCGTTGGCGACGGCCCTTGGTGGCGCCGCTGGCTATGatcatgctgctgctgctgccgctgaggTTGTTGTTGGGTGTACATGTGCTGATCGTGCTCCTCCATGTCGCCACCGCCTCCGCCGGAGACCGAGACGGAGACCGATACGTCGTCCTCCACCGGGAGCCGGTGGAAGGTGGGGTTCGAGAACGCCGCCGCCACCACGACCACCATCCCCGCGGCCACCAGTGGCCCTGCCACCGTGCCCCCCACGATCTGTCCCTGCGGCCCCGCCAGCGATATCGAGAGCCCGCCGGCCGCGGCGGGGCACAGCGCCTCCATCGCCGGGGGCAGGAACGTGGCCGAGATGGACAGGATCTCGAACCGCCCTCGAAACACGATCGTGGCCGGAGCCCCCGCCGACAGCGGCGCCCCTCCGAAGTGCGGCTGGCGGAGCGTGACGTTCGCGACGGCGCCGGTGCCAGAGAGAACGCAGATTCCGAGGTTCCGGCGGCGGGAGAACCCCGCGAGGGAGTCGACCACGTCGTGCCCCGCGGGGATCTCCAGCACGTGCGGCCGCATCGCCGTCGAGGGCTCCGCTTCCCTGGTGATCACCACCGGCAGCTTCGGCTTATTCTTGGACCCCGGCGGCCGCCCCCGCGGTCTCTTGACCACCTCGATTGTCGATCCATCTCCCCTTGTTTGCTCCTTCTGCTCATCGAGCTTTGGCTTCTTGCTCTCCCCGCTGCTCCTGCCGCTGTCGACTTCATCAGACAGGCTCTTCTGCTGCTGCGGCtgccgttgctgctgctgctgctgctgctgctgaagatAATGGTGCTGGAAGAGCTTGTCCTTCATGTTGCCGGTGAGAAACCTAAGAACATAAAACAGTTCGAAGAACTGTAGCGGAAGACTTCAGAGGGCCTCTTTTTTTTATGTAGAACAGTATACGGAtggagaagaaaaaggaggaaaTGGTAGTGAGGGGATGTTTGTTTGCGGTTGCACTTTGAGAgcaattagagagagagagagagggagaaacagagagagagaggtgtttgATTGATGGTTAGAATAGTGGGGAGGGGTGGGTCCTTCAGGGTTGAATGGGATGGAGGAGAGGGGTCTTAAAAGAAGGATGCAAGGAAAACTTAAAAGGAAGGGTGAGCAGAGAGAGGAGATGATTCGAGAGAAGAGGGCAGAGGCTGGTAGTTGGTGAACTCTCTCTATATTTTGAGCTTTCTTTCTCACTGCCTTCCCTTCTTTGCTTGTGGACCTTTTGACatttcacagagagagagagagagagagagagagagagagagagagagagagatggggggtTTTCCCTTATGTTTTGTCTCCACATGAGCCACTCTATTGTCCTATTTTGTATTTTGTGGTGGATAAGAATACAGGATTTGTATCTTAGAAGAAGCTAACAAAAATACATCCATCATATTCAAAATCACCAACTAttagctaattatatattttccACAAACACATGTGAAATTGGATTTATTTTCATTAAATGTTTTTATTATAGAAATTAACTAATTTTGGTAGTTTGAGATCTAATTGGTTGTATAACAAATTGCACTTCTGCAAATTACTAATGCTATTTCTTGGTAAAAAAAGAAGCCTCCTTTTAATGCAAATAAGTCCAATTGTTTTTATGCAAATACGAAAACAAAGTAAGATTTTGTTTTCGTTTATTTTCTTGAGACTATTAATATATTTCCTAAAATAATAAAGTATATTTGTATAAAATTgaactttttgagaagttagatttGGAGTTCTACACCATCTTTGTCTCTTGTGTGGTTGACTTGAGAAATTGTAGGTTTTATGAGTATTTTTAGAATCCTAAAACGAGTTCGTTCGAAGGATAAAGaatctaaatataaaaaaaaattgagagaaaaatcttaaaatttattgTTTCCATATATTATTAGGAATAAATGAATTGATAATATTAGAAAATACTTGGAGTACTCTAAGATTTTCTTAGTCAGTCGAAGATGATGTATAAGGAGAATTCTATTTGTGTTGGGATTAACTCAAGATATATATATCTCATATTATTTTGcattgacataaataaaaaaaaaagtatcaaaTCATATAAATCTTAGATCAATAATTTCTTTCTCCCCaacataatatatgtatatagaaaTTTCTCTTCTAAACCATACTTAGAGAAATCCCTAATTAATCCAAACTTCTTCTGAGCACTGACTCAAAAGGACAAATAGCAAACATTGCAACCTACTAATCAAGAGAAGAAGCACTTACCAATAATCTATCAAAACTTGTCTACTGATATGTGCTTTCAACTTGTATGACAAATGATATTTGGAACAAAGTATCTGTAGAATCCAAGTGATATGTGTCTTCAAAGTTGGCAGACCAAATCTACTACGGTTTGTGTATGATAAGATCAGCTTTGTGTTGGATACTGAGGTTTGCCTGAGGTGATCCGATCAGTGGATTAAATGCAACTGTTTAAGTGCTCAGTACTCCATTTTGTACAGTAAACATGCTCAAGTCAAGCTCATATTTCTAGCAGAATTTTACTCCTTTAACATGACTGATAAATCTATGTCGAGCTTGTCCGATTCATGTATCATGTCTTCATCGTACCCAAATGAAACAACTGATTCACTTGTTCATCTGATGAGATTCCACAACAATTACCagccagagagaaagagagagagagagagagagagagagagagagagaggaggaggagacttCAAAGTTCCATGTCAGGAAATGGTTAGATGCATGGAGAAGGGGGaagaatgggggggggggggggagagagagagagagttggatcCATGCATGTCAGAAACCAATGGATTGGAAGGGCTACTGCAGGTGCACTGTTCTCACTTGAACTGATGAGGTTGCATGCACACAATTCATTCGAATAAGTGGGCTAACAAAGACAAATTGGATACTATGCATCGGCCAATCTTTGTCTCCTATCTCCATTACCACTAAGATTTGTCGTCAACAAAGGCAGCTACAGGGACTGATGCCCAGCTTCATCATCGTTACATACACATTAGAATAATTATCTGAGTACGTCAAcgtatttttcttttattattttgagTATAAATCAAATAGAGAAGCTTAAACAACCAAAATCTCATCTCTTTGACTTCTCTTCACATATGATTTTCTCTAAACATCCTACGATGACATCCATAAACTATTCTCTCATCGTCAATTATGTGAAAATAAGCAACTCATTATCCTCCAAAAAATACCCCAAACAAAGTGCTTTGAGGATAATGCCTCACTAGTTTTCTTCAAATCAACAACATTTCTAGGAACATTTATGGGAACCCAAAATGTTAGAACATGTAGCCCTTGGCTTAGTAAATCTTTTCATGTATGTGGATTGCATCATCTAATCatctattataaatatatatatatatatatatatatatatatatatatatatatatatatatatatatatgtatgtatgtatgtatgtatgtatattataGATGCACAGAATGTTACCACTAAATCTAGATCATGGTGGATGAAACTGCCATAAATAGAACAAATATTTTTGACTTAGATGGTGAATTATGTTGACCCATGAATCAATGGTGAATGGCATCAATTAGTTTCAGATAGCAATCATAAATGGAAGACCAAGTCAACCTTACAATCataaatggatatatatatatatatatatatatatatatatatatatataatttatttattttggagGCACCTATAAGTAATTAAATACATATGAATAAAGCACTTACTGTAATAGACTTGCAGATAACCCAAATTTCCTTTCAAAAATACATATAAGATTTTGTTAATATATACCTTTCATTTATTCTTACAAAAAGTGACTTACTTACATTGAAGATTTTAAGAATTACTATGGAGATCGATGTCTAAAATGTCTCTTTCTTTCAATGCAGATCACCAATTTGCATCCCAAATTacatcctctccctctctctctctctctcacacacacaaatTGATTGAGAGGTAGGTCGGTGCACAAGGTCAAAAATGGCGTTATTTGGCAAGTGGACATATCATGAAAGGACAGCTGATGAAAGAAGCTTGGGCACGTTCATTGGACCGAGCCTCGGTGGGGTCAGCGGGGACCCACCCCTCCCCCGCCTTTAGTGTGACCTGTCGAATCCACCAACGACTCCCCTCTTGCTGTCTCCACGCAGACACGATGAACTAACTGTGGGCAAAACACTTGGTTAGCTCAAAACACGTGGGGGTCCCACGACCACGGCCCATGTTTGGATCTCTTAAATTTGATGTGATATGCTACTGTATATTTATCGAGAAGACGAAAAAGACCCCCCCGaataaatcaaaagaaaattccAGAAATCATTAACTCGCCACACTCGAAATTGATGGCGGAAGTGATGGACGGAAAACCATGGATCGGAAGGTGGGCAGGGAACGAGGAATTGGTACGCTGCCACGTCCAAGCTTGACGTGGACGTGGGGTTCGTTGACCTGGACAATGCACTCCGGGTGGGGCCCGTCCATCCAGCTTTGACTCGAGCCGGAGCGAATCCCTTTGTCACGTTCCAATTTGGGTGCATCACGCCGTTGTTCTCGTGAATAGGCACGCACGCGACTTGGAATCGGATTAGTATGACGATCGATACAAGGCTAAAAGGTCGAATCGAACGCATGGAGGCGTCGTTGTACCTGATCCGATCGACCGATGGGTTGTGGAGCATCGACGTTGACTCGAGGTGTTAGGTCAGCAAGTCAAGTCAATCTAATCAGGCTCACCTGCCAAGTTATCGTCGTCGGTGCACCACGAGCTGTGTCGGATGATTTCTAGATCCTCTGGCGGATGGGATGGCAAGGCCTTGACCGAGCTGCGAGGCGCGAGGTCAACGAGCCAATTCAACCGGAAACCACCCAACGGTACACGGTTCTTGTAATAAATGCACGCCCAGCAATATGGAACTCTCTATCTATCAAGTCAAATGACGTTATATGGAAGAATCTATCCAACTATTATCTATCAATCAAGTCAAGTTGTTTATCACAAGATATGGTTATTATTATTTGTATTAATCTAAATTCAACACGTGACATGCAGTTACTGTCACGCTAGCTTCCGAGCACGACAAGACAAGGGAGTACACTAAATATGCTGCATCAGTATAGTACCTAAATCGATAACTAAACAATTGACATTATATAAAACAGTCTCTTCAACTACATcttcttttttaaatcatttaTGAGTACCTTTTgttcataataagaaaattaaaacTAAGTAACAAGACTTTTGAAAGGGTATTGTTGAACATGTAATGGATATAATCTTTTGTAGATTCAGAGAAAACAAGAGCTGTGCACAATAATTAACGTAGAAAGAGACCAAAAAAACCTACTATCTTCCCTTTTTCCATTTCCTTTAAAATGCCCATAATACAACCTAATTAATTTTCTCTACAACCCAAACAGATCAATAAAATGTTTGGGCAGTTCTTTCGCTAGTCGGTCTTCTCAATAATATACCAGACTTCACATTATTTGGGCTAATCCAGTCGGTCACTAACGTCCTAGTGTGTTCTGTCGAGTTTATACAATGTTCTCTTTCATCAGAATACAGTGAGGATGGGTTCCCATTGCTGTCATGCTTGATGCGGTCGTACCGCTCAGCCTCCACTTGATCGGTTTCCCTGCCGGAACAACTGGCATTCGACCCAGAATCGTTGCTGCTGGGGAGATCAGGCAGTGATCCATTTAAGACTGCTTTTGAGGAACGCACCGATCCCCGAGGAGAATGAGCGAATCCATCAGAATCTTCAAAGATTCTTAGGGGGCTATTCAGGTTGATACTGTCCGATTCTCCCGACATGTGCTCCCAGTACTCTTCAAAACTTGTCGAGTCCCTTGTGCTCTCTGTGCTACAGGAGGAACCTTCATCGAAAAGAGAGGAACTGTCGCTGGAAGAATCAATCAAGGGAAGACGGAGTCTCTCACTCAACATATCTGATGAGTGAGAACTGGACTGGTCACCAATTATCCGAGGTGGGTAAAGGTAATGTGCAACCGATGAACCGCCAGGCTTTCCCTTGATTTCCTTGCTTCTGGGCTTCTTTGCATGTGGAAGATCCTGGGCCATTGCTTTTCTGACGGAGCTTGGAGCACGTGGCGAACACCTAATTTTAAATGTTTCACTGAGAATTTAAGAAACCCAATCGAATCAAAGAATGCAAAGCACATTTGACTCTACCTGGCATAAAGAAGCATGTATGCACCTTTCGATAAGACCTTATCAAGCTCCATGGGTTTTACCtgagcaaaaaataaaaataatcaaggTACTTCATTGTTAGATAAACATATACACCATGATGACATCCATAGCTTTGTTTTATTTTACGGATTGTATCAAAAGTTTATGAAAGGTCACATGATCATTAGGAAGATCAAATGAAGCAAAGATAAAGAATATGCAATTTGAACCCTGTCATTATACTACGATGAGCAACTACGAAACATAGGCTTTGAAGATATAAGAGGTAACTTTCTATTGCATAAATCACTCTTATATTGTGTAATAAGCACTATCTTCATCATTTTACGTGAAGTTATAGTTGCCAACTAAAACATAGAACTAAAAACATATTGTAGCTCTGTTCCAAATCAAATATGACAATTTGCTTAGAATAATTTAGATGATTCTAACAAGATTTAATGCATTCTCTATTAAGTACCTTAATAAGTTTGTAAAAACCGGCCCTTCAATCAGGGCAAGAATTTAACAAGAAGAATACCTCACTATCATTGGTCTCGTACCACTTGCCTTGCGTATCCTTCACATAGCAGACATAGTGACCAGAAAAggaagcattcatgacatctatgtgAACAATTACTGCATACAGACGGTAAACAGGGGACTTGTCATCTCCGCTCATGTAAGGAGCTAAATTAAGGTACTCGGGGAACCGAACATCTTTATTGAGTTTGCCAAATTTACCAGACTGCATAAAGAATAAAAGACAATCTAAGTAACAAAATTGACGATAGAGAAAGATACTGATTCCAAATAAAACAATGAGCAAATTGGCAGAATCACTTTTACTAATTTAAAAGCTGAATACATCTATAAGAAGTGAAAGGTTTTGCTTATGAGAAATTACCTGAAATCGTTTCAACACGATGGTCAAAACATTGGGAGCCTCCAGTATTGTCAATCTCTTTTTTGCTCGCTCGTAAGACTTGCATCTTATAAGAATAGAAAATATGCAGTATAAGATAACCAAAAAAAATGTCTCTTAGTTTATAGTTAACGCTATCATTGCAGCAGAACATGTAAAAGAATATCAAAATACTCGCATTAGAATGCAGAATTCaccatgatgtaaaaatttgtgtCCCCTCTAGGTCAGGATGGGCTATGTCAGAACAAGTTTCACATAAAAAAATTGAGCTGGCATTCACCTTGGTCACTATCATTATGGTCAGAAGAACATAACCAATCAGGATCTAATACAGTGGTCATGGTCATATCTGATTTGCATGGCAAAGCTTATATTTAGGGGAAAAAGAATTAGTCTTAACTAATCATTTTCTTATGAACTTCATGTTAAATGTAAGCCACTCCGACTGACTTAAGCACCCAGGTTGCAGACCAACCTTAACAGGAGAGACCTTGAAACTCAATTTGAAGATACTTCATTATGGTAATAAATTAAACACAGTTGTGATGTACCATCCAGTATCTTTTTTGTAATTCTGATTTCTTTGCTGACTCGTGAGGGGATACAAGTTTCTTTATAGAGCCCTAATGACCAGTAGTATTTGTCAAGACTTCAGGATCTGAAATATCATCAAGGCATGTTAAGTTGGCCAACAGAAATCATTGTCAATGTAGCAATGTAACTGACCCTTGAAAATCCTCATTGTAGACTTTACATATTTCCCTTGCTCGGGCTATTTCTCTATCCCATTATGCCATATACTCAAATACCAGCTAGCAATAGTATTGAAATATTTAAAGCTATACTTATGAGTTGAATATGCTCATAGGGAAGAAACTGTCGTAATAATAATCAAAGTTTCTTTTTCATCCGCTAAAGATGTAATTCAAAGCAAGGCTCCTAATTTTGTGTATTGGTACTGTATCAAGCCCGGTACCAATTCGTACCAGGTGTATGAATGTCAGAACGCCTGTCTgtattgatttaaaaaagaacACTAAAAAGACTAGAGAAAACAAAGTGGTACAGAGCCTGCATAGCCCTGTACCAGATAGTGCTGTCCATGTACGAAGTGGTACCGACCATGTACCAAAGGTACCAGGCAGTACAGGGTCTGTAGTCTGTACCACATCAGTACCAAAATGTACCACCCAGTTTTCACAGATCTGTGTACCTGTAACCTGTCAATGCAGTAAATATCACTCATCCATACTGTATCATGCAGTATTGCTGATTCAAAGACtgatgataaaaattaaaaatggaGCATGTCCAATTTGATCAATTCTAAAACATAAAAAGAAACCAACCTGTCACACTCATACTTGTTCTCCCCATCCAAAATTTCTATAGATGTAAAACGGAGAAGTGCTTCATCAAGAGTAGCAATGTTGCCATCGATCTCAACAGTAACATCCATCATTCTTTCACATCGCTCAGACTTGCCCTTACATCTGCTGCACCTTATCTGCATTAGTTAACCATCAACCACT
This DNA window, taken from Musa acuminata AAA Group cultivar baxijiao chromosome BXJ3-7, Cavendish_Baxijiao_AAA, whole genome shotgun sequence, encodes the following:
- the LOC135642864 gene encoding AT-hook motif nuclear-localized protein 28-like codes for the protein MKDKLFQHHYLQQQQQQQQQRQPQQQKSLSDEVDSGRSSGESKKPKLDEQKEQTRGDGSTIEVVKRPRGRPPGSKNKPKLPVVITREAEPSTAMRPHVLEIPAGHDVVDSLAGFSRRRNLGICVLSGTGAVANVTLRQPHFGGAPLSAGAPATIVFRGRFEILSISATFLPPAMEALCPAAAGGLSISLAGPQGQIVGGTVAGPLVAAGMVVVVAAAFSNPTFHRLPVEDDVSVSVSVSGGGGGDMEEHDQHMYTQQQPQRQQQQHDHSQRRHQGPSPTAAVSSGMSLYSSHLPSDVIWAPTARPPPPPPY